Proteins from a single region of Candidatus Parcubacteria bacterium:
- a CDS encoding ferredoxin (Derived by automated computational analysis using gene prediction method: Protein Homology.): protein MIKVDKEACIGCGLCASLHPEIFAMDADGKAEVINPDGDQSEGEEAAAACPVGAITVE, encoded by the coding sequence ATGATCAAAGTTGATAAAGAAGCCTGTATTGGCTGCGGTCTTTGCGCTAGCCTGCATCCAGAAATTTTTGCTATGGATGCCGACGGTAAAGCGGAGGTAATTAATCCTGATGGTGATCAGAGTGAAGGGGAAGAGGCGGCGGCGGCTTGTCCAGTCGGCGCGATCACTGTTGAATAA
- the rpmA gene encoding 50S ribosomal protein L27 (Derived by automated computational analysis using gene prediction method: Protein Homology. GO_component: GO:0000315 - organellar large ribosomal subunit [Evidence IEA]; GO_component: GO:0022625 - cytosolic large ribosomal subunit [Evidence IEA]; GO_function: GO:0003735 - structural constituent of ribosome [Evidence IEA]; GO_process: GO:0006412 - translation [Evidence IEA]): MATKKAAGSTSLGRDSAGRRLGVKLADGQIAKAGNIIIRQRGSKYFPGSNVMRGNDDTLFAVSDGVVKFSSRKLKKFNGKLKLAKIVSIVTD, from the coding sequence ATGGCAACAAAGAAAGCTGCGGGGTCTACCTCGCTCGGCCGTGACTCCGCTGGAAGACGCTTAGGTGTTAAACTGGCTGATGGCCAAATCGCTAAAGCTGGCAATATCATTATTCGTCAGCGCGGCAGCAAATACTTCCCGGGATCTAATGTGATGCGGGGTAACGATGACACGCTCTTCGCAGTTTCCGATGGCGTTGTGAAGTTTAGTTCCCGCAAGTTAAAAAAATTTAACGGCAAGTTAAAATTGGCGAAAATTGTGAGTATTGTCACTGACTAG
- a CDS encoding S41 family peptidase (Derived by automated computational analysis using gene prediction method: Protein Homology.): MNKNYRSPWYSLIFGLFFIVVAFGGGFYLGQGDAQARPLAQNTQEAEVDESETFDFNVYWETWATLKENYFDKNKLSNRDIFYGSLKGLAASTKDPYTVFMTPQETDEFNEDMSGSFEGIGAEVGMRDEVVTIVAPLAGMPAEKAGLKAGDKVYAIDGESALGLTVDEAVKKIRGPKGTSVTLTIIRDNETKTREITIERGLIVIESIKTELRADGIMVITVSNFNDDTELLFKKAVADTLNKKAKGVILDLRNNPGGYLDTAILMASEWIEDGPVLLEQNAAGRSREYNAEGWARLGGLPTVVLINGGSASASEIVAGALRDYHRATLVGEKTFGKGSVQQVIDLSDGSSLKVTVATWMTPDGDYINDKGLEPDEVVELTNEDFEAERDPQLDRAVEILKTK, encoded by the coding sequence ATGAATAAAAATTACCGCTCGCCTTGGTATTCGCTTATCTTCGGCCTCTTTTTTATCGTGGTCGCTTTTGGTGGCGGCTTTTACTTAGGGCAGGGGGACGCTCAGGCGAGACCACTCGCCCAAAATACTCAAGAAGCGGAAGTTGATGAAAGCGAAACTTTTGACTTTAACGTTTATTGGGAAACCTGGGCGACTTTAAAAGAAAATTATTTTGATAAAAATAAATTAAGCAACCGTGATATATTTTATGGCTCGCTGAAAGGTTTAGCCGCTTCCACCAAAGATCCTTACACGGTTTTTATGACGCCCCAAGAAACTGATGAATTCAATGAAGATATGTCCGGTAGCTTTGAAGGTATTGGCGCGGAAGTAGGTATGCGCGATGAGGTGGTCACGATTGTAGCGCCTTTAGCCGGGATGCCCGCCGAAAAAGCCGGTCTAAAAGCCGGTGATAAAGTTTATGCGATTGATGGTGAAAGTGCTCTTGGTTTAACCGTTGATGAAGCGGTCAAAAAAATTCGTGGTCCCAAAGGAACAAGTGTTACCTTAACCATTATTCGCGACAACGAAACCAAAACCCGAGAAATCACTATTGAAAGAGGCTTAATTGTTATTGAGAGCATCAAAACAGAATTACGTGCGGACGGCATCATGGTGATTACTGTTAGCAATTTTAACGATGATACAGAATTATTATTTAAAAAAGCCGTCGCTGATACGCTTAATAAAAAAGCCAAAGGGGTAATTCTAGACTTACGCAACAACCCCGGGGGCTATTTAGATACAGCTATTTTAATGGCCAGTGAATGGATTGAAGATGGGCCGGTACTGTTAGAACAAAATGCCGCTGGCCGGAGCCGAGAGTATAATGCTGAGGGCTGGGCGCGCCTGGGTGGTCTCCCCACAGTCGTTTTGATCAATGGCGGCAGTGCTTCCGCTTCCGAAATTGTGGCCGGCGCTTTACGTGATTATCACCGGGCGACCCTAGTTGGTGAAAAAACCTTTGGCAAGGGCTCAGTCCAGCAAGTGATTGATTTAAGTGATGGCTCTTCTTTAAAAGTTACCGTGGCTACGTGGATGACCCCTGATGGCGATTATATTAATGACAAGGGCTTGGAACCGGATGAAGTAGTTGAACTCACTAATGAAGATTTTGAGGCCGAGCGTGATCCGCAGCTTGATCGAGCCGTAGAAATTCTCAAGACCAAATAA
- a CDS encoding L-threonylcarbamoyladenylate synthase (Derived by automated computational analysis using gene prediction method: Protein Homology. GO_function: GO:0000166 - nucleotide binding [Evidence IEA]; GO_function: GO:0003725 - double-stranded RNA binding [Evidence IEA]; GO_function: GO:0005524 - ATP binding [Evidence IEA]; GO_function: GO:0061710 - L-threonylcarbamoyladenylate synthase [Evidence IEA]) has product MKTIPETAASEALIVETLRSGGVIVCPTDTIYGLSCRADDPEAILKIHRFKGSDPQKPLILLAADWEMVEKYSLLTPTQKSRAQELWAQDRPTSLILGQNQVPAPTLMPSQVALAWRLPKSPFLLKIIKALGVPLVSTSLNKTGQPPLKSLAGFSSLNTTENAPDLLVDGGVLDGQPSRLIDLSGAEEEVIRP; this is encoded by the coding sequence ATGAAAACTATTCCGGAAACGGCCGCCTCGGAAGCTTTAATTGTAGAAACGTTGAGGTCGGGTGGCGTTATTGTTTGTCCCACTGATACTATTTATGGCTTAAGCTGTCGCGCTGACGACCCTGAGGCCATTTTAAAAATCCATCGTTTTAAGGGTTCGGATCCACAAAAACCCTTAATTCTTTTAGCGGCCGATTGGGAAATGGTGGAAAAATACAGCCTTTTAACGCCGACTCAAAAATCACGGGCTCAAGAATTGTGGGCGCAGGACCGTCCCACCTCTTTAATTCTTGGGCAAAATCAGGTACCAGCACCGACTTTAATGCCCAGTCAAGTCGCTTTAGCCTGGCGTTTGCCTAAAAGCCCGTTTTTACTTAAAATAATAAAGGCTTTAGGAGTGCCTTTAGTCTCCACGAGCTTAAATAAGACGGGACAACCGCCACTTAAAAGCTTAGCGGGATTTTCTTCGCTAAATACCACCGAAAATGCTCCTGATTTATTAGTTGACGGTGGTGTTTTAGATGGTCAACCTTCACGCTTAATTGATTTAAGCGGAGCAGAAGAAGAAGTTATCCGCCCTTAA
- a CDS encoding CvpA family protein (Derived by automated computational analysis using gene prediction method: Protein Homology.) encodes MLTYLDIILIVLLGLAVINGLRRGLWRMVGQIIGLFLAVFIASQRYLDFYNWTQNWFNINETTEKIIAFLILFFLVSSLVGLAFFLIEKVFKFVSIIPLGNLLNRVLGAVLSLFGSMLLLGLLLFLLSRYSWAAGLAGVQLTNSVLTPPLVQLATVVMPYIPEALKALQSITGI; translated from the coding sequence ATGCTTACCTACTTAGACATCATTTTAATAGTGCTCCTCGGCTTAGCCGTGATTAATGGTTTACGGCGTGGCCTCTGGCGGATGGTGGGGCAAATCATCGGCTTGTTTCTAGCCGTGTTTATTGCCTCGCAGCGGTATCTGGATTTTTACAACTGGACGCAGAATTGGTTTAACATCAACGAGACCACAGAAAAAATTATCGCTTTTTTAATTCTATTCTTTCTCGTCTCATCCTTAGTCGGTTTAGCCTTTTTCTTAATTGAAAAAGTCTTTAAGTTCGTCTCCATTATTCCTTTAGGAAATCTTTTAAACCGTGTCCTGGGTGCCGTTTTATCTTTATTCGGTTCCATGCTGCTTCTCGGCTTGTTGCTATTTTTACTCTCCCGTTATTCTTGGGCTGCCGGCTTGGCTGGTGTCCAGCTGACTAATTCTGTTTTAACGCCGCCGCTAGTTCAACTGGCGACCGTAGTTATGCCTTACATTCCGGAAGCCTTAAAAGCGCTACAATCCATTACCGGTATTTAA